In Debaryomyces hansenii CBS767 chromosome A complete sequence, a genomic segment contains:
- a CDS encoding DEHA2D15840p (similar to uniprot|P32589 Saccharomyces cerevisiae YPL106C SSE1 HSP70 family member highly homologous to Ssa1p and Sse2p), translated as MSTPFGVDLGNENTVIACARNRGIDIIVNEVSNRTTPSLIGFGMKNRFIGESAKNQQASNLKNSVDNLKRILGLDYNDPDFEIEKKYFSCPLVENKDGGISAKVRFLGEQQEFTTTQLSAMYINKIKDITVKETKGNIVDICLSVPVWYTEKQRRAASDACRIAGLNPVRIVNETTAAAVGYGVFKANDLPEDEPKKVAFVDIGHSSLQVAIAAVKKGELKILGSGYDKHFGGRDFDHQIANHFAEEFKGKYKIDVRENPKAYYRVLTASEKLKKVLSANTQAPFNIESVMNDVDVSSSLTREDLEEFVKPLLERVHIPIETALKDAGLSTDDIDSIEVVGGCTRVPSLKAKLAEIFGKPLSFTLNQDEAIVRGNAFICATHSPTLRVRPFKFEDFNPYSVSYFWDKEDEDEDNLEVFPRGGLFPSTKIITLYRKGDFGVEARYTNKNELPAGTKPLIAKWQLKGVVPSDGESSIACKLKLRNDPSGFYTIESAHTVEEKLVKELIEKETKEGEEEDEEAEPEYREVKKLVKKNDLEIVCFSSALSEEARQAAYEKEHSLIMEDKLVADTEDKKNALEEYIYELRGKLDEQYKDFASDEEKEKLTGMLMKAEDWLYEDGFDSSKAKYIAKYEELASIGNVIRGRYLAKEEERKQAIRQKHEQAQASAMAEKLAAARQASKDTEKKNEDGDVEMDN; from the coding sequence atgTCTACTCCATTCGGTGTTGATTTAGGTAACGAGAATACCGTTATCGCCTGTGCAAGAAACAGAGGTATTGACATTATAGTCAATGAGGTTTCTAACCGTACTACTCCATCATTAATTGGATTTGGTATGAAAAACAGATTTATTGGTGAATCTGCTAAGAATCAACAAGCCTCTAACTTAAAGAATTCCGTTGATAACTTGAAGAGAATTCTCGGTTTAGACTACAATGATccagattttgaaattgaaaagaaatactTCAGCTGTCCATTAGTCGAGAACAAAGATGGTGGAATTTCGGCCAAGGTCAGATTTTTAGGTGAACAACAAGAATTCACTACCACTCAATTGTCTGCTATGTACATCAACAAGATAAAGGATATCACTGTCAAGGAAACTAAGGGTAATATTGTTGACATTTGTCTTTCGGTTCCAGTCTGGTACACCGAAAAGCAACGTCGTGCTGCTTCTGATGCATGTAGAATTGCTGGTTTAAACCCAGTCAGAATTGTTAACGAAACCACTGCTGCTGCCGTCGGTTACGGTGTTTTCAAGGCCAACGACTTGCCAGAAGATGAACCAAAGAAGGTTGCTTTTGTTGACATTGGTCATTCATCCCTCCAAGTTGCCATTGCTGCTGTTAAGAAGGGTGAATTAAAGATCTTAGGTTCTGGTTACGATAAGCACTTTGGTGGTAGAGATTTCGACCACCAAATTGCTAACCACTTTGCCGAAGAATTCAAGGGTAAATACAAGATTGATGTCAGAGAAAACCCAAAGGCTTACTACAGAGTTTTAACTGcttctgaaaaattgaagaaggttTTGTCTGCTAACACCCAAGCTCCTTTCAACATTGAATCGGTTATGAATGACGTTGatgtttcatcatctttaaCCCGTGAAGACTTAGAAGAATTCGTCAAGCCATTATTAGAAAGAGTTCACATCCCAATTGAAACCGCATTAAAAGATGCTGGCTTATCTACCGATGATATCGACTCCATTGAAGTTGTTGGTGGTTGTACTAGAGTTCCATCCTTAAAGGCTAAGTTGGCTGAAATTTTCGGTAAGCCATTATCATTTACCTTAAACCAAGATGAAGCTATTGTCAGAGGTAATGCTTTCATCTGTGCTACTCACTCCCCAACTTTAAGAGTCAGACCATTCAAATTCGAAGACTTCAACCCTTACTCAGTTTCTTACTTCTGGGAcaaggaagatgaagatgaagacaaCTTGGAAGTTTTCCCAAGAGGTGGTCTTTTCCCATCTACTAAAATCATTACCTTATATAGAAAGGGTGATTTCGGTGTTGAAGCTAGATACACTAACAAGAATGAATTACCAGCTGGTACTAAACCTCTTATTGCTAAATGGCAATTGAAGGGTGTTGTCCCATCTGATGGTGAAAGCTCTATTGCTTGTAAATTGAAGTTGAGAAACGATCCATCCGGCTTCTACACCATCGAATCTGCACACactgttgaagaaaaattggtCAAGGAATTGATCGAAAAGGAAACAAAGgaaggtgaagaagaagatgaagaagctgAACCAGAATACCGTGAAGTTAAGAAATTAGTCAAGAAGAACGATTTGGAAATTGTTTGTTTCTCCTCCGCCTTATCAGAAGAAGCCAGACAAGCCGCCTACGAAAAGGAACACTCCTTGATCATGGAAGATAAGTTAGTTGCTGATACTGAAGACAAAAAGAACGCCTTAGAAGAATACATCTACGAATTAAGAGGCAAATTGGACGAACAATATAAAGACTTCGCcagtgatgaagaaaaggaaaaattaACCGGTATGTTGATGAAGGCTGAAGACTGGTTGTACGAAGACGGTTTCGATTCAAGTAAGGCTAAATACATTGCCAAATACGAAGAATTAGCTTCTATTGGTAACGTCATCAGAGGCCGTTACTTAGctaaggaagaagaaagaaaacaagCTATTAGACAAAAGCATGAGCAAGCTCAAGCTTCTGCCATGGCCGAAAAGTTAGCTGCTGCTAGACAAGCATCTAAGGACACcgaaaagaagaatgaagatggtGACGTTGAAATGGAtaattag
- a CDS encoding DEHA2D15752p (similar to CA5032|IPF2982 Candida albicans IPF2982 unknown function), which yields MKQSLFPEEGSGASSTTDLFGSNDIPTPVINSLGGNLHQVNDSQINKLINLKFNGQPVSLIRQLSYDLALKESELILLRKEKFQREQELLKMCNEYGNLSSLEIDQKLNSLKVDENVDKVLSGLIKHAINEDMKSEIPHDSIESEIIEDEATNKFGPVSTTPTRPAGWISDWFKEPYKRHSSSSLTLDKETMKTRDSRLSYSYLDSSSSSIPATENTSDTRIPVELDTINKMDIPKTPDISINASVDKYGFFNDMNEFADKSTLESSVGKEPESSSDERIVNNESKFSITETNPLEVKGTTNVRSVKPSIDKLKEIGQLHDAKNKQFEFSWDQFIKDSIKVYYKYADLNVQPQDINYHAAISGHEIFGAQGLNLIKLDKSQSKFGSNSNAPHEIGSLKTLRKLVSENGIPLKYRCNLWLELSGAKNLRVPGELHNLIKGAKTTTSDAVKSNIHQIDLDLHRTLPSNIYFNDLVNSQPGPNFYKLQNVLYAFVAYNSDIGYCQGMNKIVGNLLLGENKLTEEDIFWIFTAFVEDILPKYNGYNFFSIHSLPVIRVDQKIMRLHYFPRLLPKLNAHFSTLNLQIEYITLNWWLSLFTDGLPLEIWFKLFDNFLVTNVEITLITLSLSLFKIFEKYLLASQSCNDIYLVMKNFSTLKPSKIKIKYHELMAVNTTFERKITREDLHTLRKLYKD from the coding sequence ATGAAACAGCTGCTATTTCCGGAAGAAGGCTCTGGTGCTTCATCGACTACGGATTTATTTGGTTCGAATGATATACCGACGCCGGTAATAAATTCACTTGGTGGAAACTTACACCAGGTAAATGATAGCCAAATTAATAAACTAATCAATTTGAAGTTTAATGGCCAACCAGTGTCATTAATTAGACAGCTTTCGTATGACTTGGCACTAAAGGAACTGGAATTGATTCTACTTCGAAAGGAAAAGTTTCAAAGAGAACAAGAATTACTAAAGATGTGCAATGAGTACGGCAATTTGAGTAGCTTGGAAATAGATCAGAAACTAAATTCGTTAAAAGTAGATGAGAATGTTGATAAAGTACTACTGGGTCTTATTAAACATGCGATAAATGAAGATATGAAGAGCGAAATACCGCACGATTCTATTGAAAGCgaaataattgaagatgaagctACCAATAAATTTGGTCCGGTTTCTACAACGCCAACTAGACCGGCCGGATGGATTAGTGATTGGTTCAAAGAACCATACAAGCGTCATTCATCTTCAAGCTTGACGTTGGATAAAGAAACAATGAAAACGAGAGACTCTAGATTGAGCTATTCATATTTGGACTCGTCACTGTCATCGATTCCAGCCACTGAAAATACTTCAGATACCAGAATACCAGTAGAGTTAGAcacaataaataaaatggATATTCCCAAGACTCCAGATATATCCATTAATGCCAGCGTTGATAAATATGGGTTCTTTAATGACATGAATGAATTTGCCGATAAAAGTACATTGGAAAGCTCAGTAGGCAAGGAGCCTGAATCTCTGTCAGACGAAAGAATTGtcaataatgaatccaAATTTAGCATAACCGAGACGAATCCTTTAGAAGTTAAGGGGACCACCAATGTTCGACTGGTTAAACCTAGTATAgacaaattgaaagaaatcGGACAGTTACATGATGCAAAGAATAAGCAGTTTGAATTTTCATGGgatcaattcatcaaagaTCTGATTAAGGTATACTACAAATATGCAGATCTTAATGTGCAACCTCAGGACATCAATTATCATGCAGCTATCTCGGGGcatgaaatatttggtgCCCAGGGGCTCAATCTTATCAAACTCGACAAATCACAATCGAAATTTGGATCAAACTCCAATGCTCCTCATGAAATAGGAAGCCTTAAGACTCTCCGTAAATTGGTAAGTGAGAATGGTATTCCCCTCAAATACAGATGTAATCTCTGGCTCGAATTGTCGGGTGCGAAAAATCTTCGGGTACCAGGAGAGTTGCACAACCTCATTAAGGGAGCCAAAACCACAACCAGCGACGCTGTCAAATCCAATATCCATCAGATTGATCTTGATTTGCATAGAACGCTACCTTCAAATATCTATTTCAACGACTTGGTCAACAGCCAGCCCGGGCCCAACTTTTACAAATTACAGAACGTTCTCTACGCATTCGTGGCCTACAACTCCGATATTGGATACTGCCAGGGTATGAATAAGATTGTTGGAAACCTCTTGCTTGGAGAAAATAAACTAACAGAAGAGGACATTTTCTGGATATTTACGGCGTTTGTGGAGGACATATTACCCAAATACAATGGGTATAACTTCTTCAGCATACATTCGCTTCCAGTTATTCGAGTGGACCAGAAAATCATGCGCCTTCACTACTTCCCTCGTCTATTACCCAAGTTAAATGCCCATTTCTCCACATTGAACCTCCAGATTGAATACATCACCTTGAATTGGTGGCTCCTGTTGTTCACTGACGGTTTGCCGTTGGAAATATGGTTTAAGCTCTTTGACAACTTCTTGGTGACCAACGTTGAAATCACCCTAATCACCTTATCGCTCTCATTGTTCAAGATATTCGAAAAGTACTTACTTGCGTCGCAATCGTGTAACGACATTTATCTCGTCATGAAGAACTTTTCTACCCTCAAGCCGTCCAAGATCAAAATTAAGTACCACGAACTCATGGCCGTTAACACTACATTTGAAAGGAAAATCACTAGAGAGGACCTTCACACCCTCCGaaaactatataaagaCTAA
- a CDS encoding DEHA2D15818p (similar to uniprot|P33755 Saccharomyces cerevisiae YBR170C NPL4 Endoplasmic reticulum and nuclear membrane protein forms a complex with Cdc48p and Ufd1p that recognizes ubiquitinated proteins in the endoplasmic reticulum and delivers them to the proteasome for degradation), translating into MIIRFRTRDGMFRINVDAGSDFLLVLEELVGKLSTNDIQSIYISDKPNSKGEQANSLCGRSVNDLGFKNGDLLFVTYESTGEPPKTESSAPLTTAKTTNGANVSINMNDISIPINKGPGPLKVDQLPVDGLLDKEEGMIMRPRSDLCRHGDKGMCEYCSPLPPWDKDYRKEKGFKHMSYHAHLNEINESKNNRNNATSYMAPLEEPNYNINLNCPSGSHAPYPKGICSKCQPPVITLQQQQFRMVDHVEYADSTILNKFIDSWRTTGVQRFGILYGRYEQFDKVPLGIKAVVEAIYEPPQSGELDGLTLLPWENERQVDEIAASLGLYKVGMTFTDLTDSGAKNGTVLCKRHKNSYFLSCLEVIMAAKYQVSNPNITKHSNSGRFSSKFVTCVISGGMNGEIEPRSYQVSNSAEALIKADIITGSTQPSMLYINDSEGKRYVPDVFYSKINEYGLEVKTNAKPAFPVEFLLVSLSDSFPLDPSPMFRENFPIENRDFMGDLQDLKSAYNYLNADPGDGSQLFDFHFLTYIAKTGILSHDELKLVLSYVRNKDQTDYLQLVESPGWMTFITILEQSV; encoded by the exons ATG ATTATTCGATTCAGAACCAGAGATGGCATGTTTAGAATCAATGTCGATGCAGGTAGCGACTTTTTGTTGGTATTGGAAGAATTAGTAGGCAAACTTAGCACGAATGATATACAATCGATCTATATTAGTGATAAGCCCAATTCGAAGGGAGAGCAGGCAAATAGCTTGTGTGGTAGAAGCGTAAATGATTTGGGGTTTAAAAACGGTGATTTGCTATTTGTTACTTACGAATCTACTGGTGAACCCCCAAAGACAGAGTCTTCGGCTCCCTTGACCACAGCTAAAACTACCAATGGTGCAAATGTGTCAATTAATATGAATGATATTTCgattccaataaataaGGGGCCAGGTCCTCTCAAAGTGGACCAGTTACCCGTTGATGGCTTGcttgataaagaagaaggtatGATCATGAGACCAAGGTCAGATTTATGTCGCCATGGGGATAAGGGGATGTGTGAATACTGTTCTCCGTTGCCACCGTGGGATAAAGATTACAGGAAAGAGAAAGGATTCAAGCATATGTCGTATCATGCTCatttaaatgaaatcaaCGAGCtgaaaaataatagaaataatgCTACGTCATATATGGCACCTTTGGAGGAGCCaaattataatatcaaCTTGAATTGTCCGAGCGGATCGCATGCACCATATCCTAAGGGTATTTGTTCTAAATGTCAGCCGCCTGTGATCACATTGCAGCAGCAACAATTTCGTATGGTGGATCATGTTGAGTATGCAGACTCAACcatcttgaataaattcattgattCGTGGAGAACAACTGGTGTGCAGAGATTTGGTATTTTGTATGGAAGATACGAACAGTTTGACAAGGTTCCGTTAGGAATTAAAGCAGTGGTAGAGGCCATATACGAACCACCACAATCGGGAGAGTTGGATGGATTAACCTTACTTCCCTGGGAAAACGAACGGCAGGTAGATGAAATAGCTGCCTCACTTGGTCTCTATAAAGTAGGTATGACTTTTACCGACTTAACCGACTCTGGTGCCAAAAATGGGACCGTATTGTGCAAGAGACACAAAAATAGCTACTTTTTGTCATGTTTGGAAGTCATTATGGCTGCCAAATACCAGGTTTCTAACCCAAACATCACCAAGCACTCTAACTCAGGTAGGTTCTCCTCTAAATTCGTGACGTGCGTCATATCGGGTGGTATGAATGGCGAGATCGAGCCGAGATCATACCAGGTGTCCAACAGCGCCGAGGCCCTAATTAAGGCCGACATCATTACAGGGTCCACGCAGCCATCCATGCTCTACATCAACGACAGCGAGGGCAAGAGATACGTCCCCGATGTATTCTACCTGAAGATCAACGAATATGGCCTCGAGGTCAAAACAAACGCCAAGCCCGCATTTCCCGTCGAGTTTTTATTAGTATCGCTTCTGGACTCGTTCCCGTTGGACCCTTCTCCAATGTTCAGAGAAAATTTCCCAATCGAGAACAGAGACTTCATGGGCGACCTCCAGGACTTGAAATCCGCCTACAACTACTTGAATGCCGATCCTGGCGATGGTTCCCAACTCTTCGATTTCCATTTCCTCACCTACATCGCCAAAACTGGTATATTATCTCATGATGAGTTAAAATTGGTGTTATCCTACGTCAGAAATAAGGACCAAACGGACTATCTACAATTGGTTGAAAGTCCAGGTTGGATGACTTTCATAACTATCCTAGAGCAAAGCGTATAA
- a CDS encoding DEHA2D15796p (no similarity) produces the protein MISKYLVFANSTDIIDSFDTCLNLLFMSIFGLQMKFSGVRVQIIFEIVNLQVHIYIVIALQYIALYKHNNLKSLQYSCNVLTGMHTYPEPIYICLQVNFRKFKRQMALRFNIIKLHTFNLSNELGSYIYSMCSYVNVNILPFKMY, from the coding sequence ATGATCTCAAAATATCTCGTTTTTGCAAATTCAACCGATATAATTGATCTGTTTGACACTTGCTTGAATTTACTATTCATGCTGATCTTTGGTTTACAGATGAAATTTAGTGGAGTTCGTGTGCAAATCATATTTGAGATAGTGAACCTACAAGTACACATTTACATAGTCATTGCATTGCAATATATTGCTTTATATAAGCATAATAACTTGAAACTGCTCCAATATAGCTGTAACGTACTAACAGGTATGCATACCTACCCAGAACCTATTTACATTTGCTTACAGGTAAACTTTAGGAAGTTTAAAAGGCAAATGGCACTACGgtttaatataattaaacTACATACATTTAACCTTAGCAATGAACTTGGTTCTTACATTTATTCAATGTGTTCATATGTGAATGTCAATATATTGCCATTCAAAATGTATTAG